In Pigmentibacter ruber, a genomic segment contains:
- a CDS encoding TerC family protein has protein sequence MIDLNLNHLFIVFQLIILEGLLSFDNALALAALVKKKLKEPEQQKKALLLGIWGAYLFRIGIIFIGVWLMKYEWVKAIAGLYLLYLSCHELFFHKETTHEISTSNNIEKIVIPKSINTSVKHFILVVVQVEIMDIMFSIDSIAVALAISDVKWVLISGALLGVLLMRIAAQFFIKLIEKFPILEKTAFVLVGIAGINVILKIKDLNLGFSYLTIDKPIPENIFLLLMVFILLGSLFFNKTYVKKNHK, from the coding sequence TTGATTGATTTAAATCTCAACCATTTATTCATTGTTTTTCAATTAATTATTTTAGAAGGGTTATTAAGCTTTGATAATGCTCTTGCCCTAGCTGCTTTAGTTAAAAAGAAGTTAAAAGAACCAGAACAACAAAAGAAAGCGTTACTTTTAGGAATTTGGGGTGCCTATCTTTTTAGAATTGGTATTATTTTTATTGGCGTTTGGTTAATGAAGTATGAATGGGTAAAAGCAATTGCAGGTTTATATTTGCTTTATTTATCTTGCCATGAGCTTTTTTTTCATAAAGAAACAACTCATGAAATATCCACTTCTAATAATATTGAAAAAATTGTAATTCCTAAATCAATAAACACAAGTGTTAAACATTTCATTTTAGTTGTTGTTCAGGTTGAAATAATGGATATTATGTTTTCAATAGACTCTATTGCTGTTGCTTTAGCAATATCTGACGTAAAATGGGTTTTAATTTCAGGGGCTTTATTGGGAGTTTTATTGATGCGTATAGCTGCCCAATTTTTTATTAAACTGATAGAAAAATTTCCCATTTTAGAAAAAACAGCTTTTGTTTTGGTTGGAATAGCTGGTATTAATGTTATCTTAAAAATTAAGGATTTAAATTTAGGATTTTCTTATTTAACCATAGATAAACCAATTCCAGAAAACATTTTTCTTTTATTAATGGTGTTTATTTTATTAGGGTCATTATTTTTTAATAAAACTTATGTGAAAAAAAATCATAAATAA
- a CDS encoding SemiSWEET transporter: MLLYKHLIIGYIAAFLTTSAFLPQAIKTLKSKDTRGISLVMYSMFCTGVFLWLLYGIMINDLIIILANFTTFIFSFSILLICFLNLKNKDKRIK, from the coding sequence ATGCTATTATATAAACATTTAATTATTGGATATATTGCTGCATTTTTAACTACTTCGGCATTTTTGCCACAAGCTATAAAAACATTGAAATCAAAAGACACTCGTGGAATTTCACTGGTTATGTATTCCATGTTTTGTACAGGTGTGTTTTTATGGTTGTTATATGGAATTATGATTAATGATTTGATTATTATATTAGCGAATTTTACTACTTTTATTTTTTCATTTTCAATTTTGTTAATTTGTTTCCTTAACTTGAAAAATAAAGATAAAAGGATTAAATAA
- a CDS encoding SDR family NAD(P)-dependent oxidoreductase: MDLKLQSKKALITGSTSGIGFAIAQSLLQEGVSIIINGRTEDRVKVAIEKLNKQNIHKQNIIGIAADVGTQKGCEKLIEEVNQVDILINNFGVYAAREFEEISDDNWMEIFNQNVMSGIRLSRYYLKQMKKKDWGRIVFISSESGIHIPTEMIHYGVTKTAQIALARGLAETTLGTGVTVNSILPGPTWSEGVEKFVSDLAVQNNLSNKEMEKKFFKEYRSSSLIQRFASVDEVASFVTYICSPLSSATNGAALRVEGGLLRGIV; the protein is encoded by the coding sequence ATGGATTTAAAATTACAATCAAAAAAAGCTTTGATAACAGGCTCTACTTCTGGAATTGGCTTCGCAATAGCGCAATCCTTACTTCAGGAAGGTGTTTCTATTATTATAAATGGTAGAACAGAAGATAGGGTCAAGGTAGCTATTGAAAAATTGAATAAACAAAATATTCATAAGCAAAACATTATTGGAATAGCTGCTGATGTTGGAACGCAAAAAGGTTGCGAAAAATTGATAGAGGAAGTTAATCAGGTTGATATATTGATTAATAATTTTGGAGTCTACGCAGCTCGTGAATTTGAAGAAATTAGTGATGACAATTGGATGGAAATATTCAATCAAAATGTTATGTCGGGAATAAGACTGAGTAGATACTATTTAAAACAAATGAAAAAAAAGGATTGGGGTAGAATAGTTTTTATATCAAGCGAATCAGGAATTCATATCCCTACTGAAATGATACATTATGGCGTAACAAAGACGGCGCAAATTGCATTAGCTAGAGGTTTGGCTGAAACTACTTTAGGGACAGGTGTAACAGTAAATTCAATATTGCCAGGTCCCACATGGTCTGAAGGTGTAGAAAAGTTTGTCAGTGATTTAGCTGTGCAAAACAATTTATCAAATAAAGAAATGGAAAAGAAATTTTTTAAAGAGTATCGCTCCTCTTCACTCATTCAAAGATTTGCTTCTGTTGATGAAGTAGCTAGTTTCGTTACTTATATTTGCAGTCCCCTTTCTTCAGCCACAAATGGAGCTGCCTTAAGAGTTGAAGGTGGATTATTACGTGGAATTGTTTAA
- the trmFO gene encoding methylenetetrahydrofolate--tRNA-(uracil(54)-C(5))-methyltransferase (FADH(2)-oxidizing) TrmFO → MNVAVIGAGLAGSECAWILAEHYQLSVTLYEMKTRKTTPAQISPHLFAELVCSNSLKSKSRLNPAGTLKAELEKLGSLILPAARNAEVPAGETLAVDRELFSSEITQKLRNHKNIEIIEKVVESVDEINLFKDFNAIVIATGPLTDDALAESLRKLTKSDQLYFYDAIAPILDGDSINYDVAFYANRQSKTSLYEKKLVQNKEILAEFPDISNATLVYEKLTGLPDISNADEDGDYLNLPFNKEEYFAFVEKVLLGEKVPHKNFEEPKYFNGCQPIEVLAESGPRTLSFGPMKPKGLINPKTGKMPYAVVQLRKESLGDNAWNMVGFQTRLTWKAQKEIFSTIPGLENVEFFRLGSMHRNTYLVSPSVLNEDFSLKENNKIYLAGQIMGVEGYLESTAMGCFIGHLIGFKLTKQKTLSLPPANTSLGCLARFCIYSEPKKFTPMNIHWGLFNELSKDDIEKYSNNSEKVLKMKKIDKSTKREMLASRSEELFNDWWNKEFN, encoded by the coding sequence ATGAATGTTGCAGTTATTGGCGCTGGATTAGCAGGTAGTGAATGTGCATGGATTTTAGCTGAACACTATCAATTATCTGTCACTTTATATGAAATGAAGACGAGAAAAACAACCCCAGCACAAATATCTCCACATTTATTTGCTGAATTAGTGTGTTCAAACAGTTTAAAATCTAAAAGCCGTTTAAATCCTGCTGGAACTTTAAAAGCTGAGTTAGAAAAATTAGGGAGTCTTATTCTTCCAGCGGCCAGAAATGCAGAAGTGCCAGCAGGAGAAACTCTAGCAGTAGATCGAGAACTTTTTTCATCAGAAATTACGCAAAAGTTAAGAAACCATAAAAATATTGAAATTATTGAAAAAGTTGTTGAATCTGTAGATGAAATTAACCTTTTCAAAGATTTTAATGCAATTGTGATTGCCACAGGTCCTTTAACTGATGATGCTCTTGCTGAAAGCTTAAGAAAATTAACAAAAAGTGATCAACTATACTTTTATGATGCTATTGCTCCTATTTTGGATGGAGATAGTATTAATTATGATGTTGCTTTTTATGCAAATAGACAATCAAAAACTAGTTTATATGAAAAAAAACTAGTTCAAAACAAAGAAATATTAGCTGAATTCCCAGATATTTCTAATGCAACGCTAGTGTATGAAAAATTAACCGGATTGCCAGATATTTCTAATGCAGATGAGGATGGTGATTACTTAAATCTACCGTTTAACAAAGAAGAATATTTTGCTTTTGTTGAAAAAGTCTTACTTGGAGAAAAAGTCCCCCATAAAAATTTTGAAGAACCAAAGTATTTTAATGGCTGCCAACCAATTGAAGTTTTAGCAGAAAGTGGGCCACGTACTCTTTCATTTGGCCCGATGAAACCTAAAGGACTTATCAATCCCAAAACCGGCAAAATGCCATATGCAGTTGTTCAATTACGCAAAGAAAGTTTAGGCGATAATGCTTGGAATATGGTTGGATTTCAAACCCGCCTCACATGGAAAGCTCAAAAAGAAATATTTTCCACCATACCTGGACTTGAAAATGTTGAATTTTTTCGCCTAGGAAGCATGCATAGAAATACTTACCTTGTTTCTCCAAGTGTATTAAATGAAGATTTTTCATTGAAAGAAAATAATAAAATATATTTAGCAGGACAAATTATGGGTGTTGAAGGCTATCTTGAAAGTACTGCTATGGGATGTTTTATTGGCCATTTAATTGGCTTTAAATTAACAAAGCAAAAAACTTTATCCCTACCACCTGCAAATACATCTTTAGGTTGTTTAGCTCGCTTTTGTATATACTCTGAACCAAAAAAGTTTACACCGATGAATATTCACTGGGGATTATTTAATGAATTATCCAAAGATGACATTGAAAAGTATAGTAATAATTCTGAAAAAGTTTTAAAAATGAAGAAAATAGATAAGTCAACAAAAAGAGAAATGCTTGCTTCTCGTTCAGAAGAATTATTTAATGATTGGTGGAATAAAGAATTTAATTAA
- the rfaD gene encoding ADP-glyceromanno-heptose 6-epimerase gives MPLFVVTGAHGFIGTNIVEKILAMDPTDLGFPQHAPIKFSNFVEQGPQDLGCSVIASDLSTSINRDTAKRFLGSARYQYVDYRDLISHLEKLPQKPDVVIHNGACSSTTETDVNVFAELNLNYSIALWTFCAKHSIPFIYASSAATYGDGSLGFSDKKEDCEKYTPLNLYGKSKLDFDIWTLKQTNTPPSWFGLRYFNVFGQFESHKGGQASMVYHGYQQATRTGKIKLFESNTAKYKNGEQLRDFVYIDDIVQVTVQLIKLSLARMHQQSSIILPENGLFLNIGRGITESWNSLAEQVFSALSLPVNIEYIPMPPNIINQYQNYTCADLSTLRSIGIQHEFTSLSAGVRKYIQKHLMRGQ, from the coding sequence ATGCCGCTTTTTGTTGTGACAGGAGCTCATGGGTTTATTGGGACAAATATTGTGGAAAAAATCCTGGCTATGGATCCTACTGATTTGGGATTTCCTCAACATGCACCTATAAAATTTTCTAATTTTGTCGAACAAGGGCCCCAGGATTTAGGGTGCTCAGTCATTGCAAGTGATCTTTCCACTAGTATTAACAGGGATACTGCCAAGCGATTTTTAGGCTCAGCTCGCTACCAATATGTAGACTATAGAGATCTCATTTCTCATCTTGAAAAACTACCGCAAAAACCTGATGTAGTTATTCACAATGGAGCTTGTTCTTCTACAACAGAAACCGATGTAAATGTTTTTGCAGAGTTAAATTTAAACTATTCAATAGCACTATGGACATTTTGTGCTAAGCACTCTATTCCTTTTATATATGCCTCTAGTGCAGCAACTTATGGTGATGGATCCTTAGGGTTTTCAGATAAAAAAGAAGATTGTGAAAAATATACACCACTTAATTTATACGGAAAATCAAAACTAGATTTTGATATCTGGACTTTAAAACAAACCAATACTCCACCTTCATGGTTTGGTCTACGTTATTTTAATGTTTTTGGTCAATTTGAATCCCATAAAGGTGGTCAAGCAAGCATGGTTTATCATGGATACCAACAGGCTACTCGTACCGGTAAAATAAAGCTTTTTGAAAGTAACACTGCTAAGTATAAAAATGGAGAACAACTCAGAGATTTTGTATATATAGATGATATCGTTCAAGTGACTGTTCAACTCATAAAATTATCATTAGCAAGAATGCATCAACAATCTAGCATTATTCTGCCCGAAAATGGATTATTTTTAAATATAGGACGTGGGATAACTGAATCTTGGAATAGTTTGGCAGAGCAAGTTTTTTCAGCTCTTTCTCTCCCTGTCAATATCGAATATATTCCCATGCCTCCTAACATTATAAATCAATATCAAAATTATACTTGTGCAGATCTTTCTACATTGCGCTCAATAGGTATTCAACATGAATTTACATCTTTAAGTGCAGGAGTTAGAAAATATATTCAAAAGCATTTGATGCGCGGTCAATAG
- a CDS encoding heterodisulfide reductase-related iron-sulfur binding cluster → MDAQQLTRQIYWSPSGGLNEILHMTTYLWLFIATVIFAYGVWKHIVLWRAGKPEVCFDKPVERTIIFFRNVIAQAKVLRSRRQRDPKPKSIYAAWMHGLIFYGFFALVFCTTIVALKDYNITDLYHGWFYAFVKVTGQIGGVSLAIGLLMGIFRRSNKEYKFSHSLGYTLLYSFLFLLVIQGFLLQGFRLAFDQHAPDTQWAFVGYLFSLFYPKNMDSNNANMIYTSLWYFHMVTTMAFIATVPYTRALHIVTASLNLYTQRLTPSVMLAKMDFENAEAEYFGARDIRDFSWKDLLSFDSCTECRRCTDICPANAVLKPLDPREIILKMKNSMTVEALFPKQGEEEKHFLFENGVITHNEIWACTNCGGCVNECPVGIDQLRTIMQLRRYQTLSLGEIPASAGKAIENIKQYSNPWGLASADRFKWADGLDLPIITGDSPEVEYLYYVGCAGAYDLGNQKVAKAVVSILKYCGVNFAVMGKAEKCNGEPVKRLGDEYSFAEIANSNVEQLNKLKFKKIVTHCPHCFNTLKNDYQEYGGNYEVYHHTQLLSELHKANKLSLPTEVNKTVTFHDPCFLGRHNGEYEAPRKILEAVAGLRLAEMEASRETSSCCGMGGGNMWYESEGGGKIVERRLEHVAQTGAKTLVTGCSFCMINFKSAFQNIEKTKDLEIMDIAEAVMLAMPSDVKNTGSSRLN, encoded by the coding sequence ATGGACGCTCAACAACTGACACGCCAAATATATTGGTCACCTTCTGGTGGATTAAATGAAATTTTGCATATGACAACATATCTTTGGTTGTTCATTGCTACTGTTATTTTTGCTTATGGTGTCTGGAAGCATATTGTTCTTTGGAGAGCTGGAAAACCTGAAGTTTGTTTTGATAAGCCTGTGGAAAGAACTATTATTTTTTTCCGGAATGTTATTGCGCAAGCAAAAGTTTTGCGTTCGCGTAGACAAAGAGATCCTAAGCCTAAATCTATTTATGCCGCCTGGATGCATGGACTCATTTTTTATGGTTTTTTTGCTTTAGTTTTCTGTACAACTATTGTTGCTTTAAAAGACTATAACATCACGGATCTTTATCATGGATGGTTCTATGCGTTTGTTAAAGTTACAGGACAAATTGGCGGTGTTTCGTTAGCTATAGGTCTTTTAATGGGTATATTTAGAAGATCAAATAAAGAATATAAATTTAGTCATAGTCTTGGTTATACCTTGCTTTATTCTTTCCTTTTTTTATTAGTTATTCAAGGATTTTTGTTACAAGGATTTAGATTAGCTTTCGATCAACATGCCCCTGACACGCAATGGGCTTTTGTTGGTTATTTATTTAGTCTTTTCTATCCAAAAAATATGGACTCTAATAATGCCAATATGATTTATACTTCATTGTGGTATTTTCATATGGTAACAACTATGGCTTTTATAGCAACAGTCCCATATACAAGAGCATTGCATATTGTAACAGCTTCTTTAAATTTATATACACAAAGATTAACTCCTTCAGTAATGCTTGCAAAAATGGATTTTGAAAATGCAGAAGCAGAATATTTTGGTGCAAGAGATATTCGTGATTTCTCATGGAAAGACTTATTAAGTTTTGATAGCTGTACTGAATGTAGAAGATGTACAGATATTTGTCCTGCTAATGCAGTATTAAAGCCATTAGATCCTAGGGAAATAATTTTAAAAATGAAGAACAGTATGACTGTTGAAGCTTTATTTCCAAAACAAGGTGAAGAAGAAAAGCATTTTCTATTTGAAAATGGTGTAATAACACACAACGAAATTTGGGCATGCACTAATTGCGGTGGGTGTGTGAATGAATGTCCTGTCGGAATAGATCAACTTCGTACAATTATGCAGTTAAGACGGTACCAAACTTTATCTTTAGGTGAAATTCCTGCTTCAGCTGGCAAAGCAATAGAAAATATAAAACAATATAGTAATCCTTGGGGACTTGCATCGGCAGATCGTTTTAAATGGGCCGACGGACTAGATCTACCAATTATTACAGGAGATTCTCCAGAAGTAGAGTATCTGTATTATGTTGGTTGTGCAGGCGCTTATGATCTAGGGAATCAAAAGGTAGCAAAAGCTGTTGTCTCCATTTTAAAATATTGTGGAGTAAATTTTGCAGTCATGGGCAAAGCAGAAAAATGCAATGGTGAACCTGTTAAACGTTTAGGTGATGAATATTCTTTTGCAGAAATTGCTAATAGTAATGTTGAACAACTAAATAAATTAAAATTTAAAAAAATTGTCACCCACTGTCCACATTGCTTCAATACTTTAAAAAATGATTATCAAGAATATGGTGGAAATTATGAAGTTTATCATCATACACAATTATTATCAGAACTTCATAAAGCAAATAAATTGTCGTTACCTACAGAAGTTAACAAAACAGTTACTTTTCATGATCCTTGTTTTCTCGGAAGACATAATGGTGAATATGAAGCACCTCGCAAAATATTAGAAGCAGTTGCTGGTTTGCGTTTAGCTGAAATGGAAGCCAGCAGAGAAACTTCTAGTTGTTGTGGAATGGGTGGCGGTAACATGTGGTATGAAAGTGAAGGCGGTGGAAAGATTGTTGAACGAAGATTAGAACATGTCGCGCAAACTGGAGCTAAAACTTTAGTCACAGGCTGTTCATTTTGTATGATTAATTTTAAAAGTGCTTTTCAAAATATAGAAAAAACAAAAGACTTAGAAATTATGGATATAGCGGAAGCTGTGATGTTGGCTATGCCTAGTGACGTGAAAAATACAGGTAGTTCTAGGTTGAATTGA
- a CDS encoding twin-arginine translocase TatA/TatE family subunit: MHTFSFGELALIFGIVIVLFGGKRIASVGKALGEGISNFKKGLNGSSTDDKQISPPQNSQHANQVVDVEHKEVPKV, encoded by the coding sequence ATGCACACCTTTAGTTTTGGTGAATTGGCACTCATTTTTGGGATTGTAATTGTATTATTTGGTGGAAAAAGAATTGCTTCAGTAGGTAAGGCTCTTGGAGAAGGAATTTCTAATTTTAAAAAAGGATTAAATGGTTCCTCTACTGATGATAAACAAATTTCTCCGCCGCAAAACTCGCAACATGCAAATCAGGTTGTAGATGTTGAGCACAAAGAAGTTCCAAAAGTCTAA
- a CDS encoding ArsA family ATPase, with the protein MTLLNELKQKLIFVVGKGGVGRTTVSASIAYHYAQQGEKVLLVQWALKDAISQLYSIPACSHKESFTPHGYKTMNFSAAEAIKEYFVEHLKMKLIYNVVIENKHVQRLIHAAPGVQELFFLGRLFWLVELAEKEKGYSYDKVIVDSPATGHGLSLFGIAPAVANLGMTGPLAYECERVNRLLLDEEKTGVLVVTLPEELPIEESIETIPKITSQLLRPPLALIVNQSVNIEKFPTFNFSEDDIWFKSLLEKLKTDYAQNELKLILSILHKRTHSENKLTSWAKNQKDKKNNSLPVVSLPDLNIINQSNSHPQMLELLSSYF; encoded by the coding sequence ATGACGCTTTTAAATGAATTAAAGCAAAAGCTAATATTTGTTGTTGGAAAAGGTGGGGTAGGAAGAACCACTGTTTCTGCATCCATAGCATATCATTATGCGCAACAAGGTGAAAAAGTTTTGCTAGTCCAATGGGCGTTAAAAGATGCCATTTCTCAACTGTATTCCATTCCAGCTTGCTCTCATAAAGAATCATTTACGCCTCATGGCTATAAAACTATGAATTTTTCAGCAGCCGAAGCAATAAAAGAATACTTTGTTGAGCATTTGAAAATGAAGCTTATTTATAATGTTGTCATTGAAAATAAACATGTTCAGAGACTTATTCATGCTGCGCCTGGTGTACAAGAGTTATTTTTTCTTGGTCGTCTTTTTTGGCTAGTAGAGCTTGCTGAAAAAGAAAAAGGTTATTCGTACGATAAAGTTATTGTAGATTCTCCAGCAACAGGTCATGGCTTATCATTATTTGGCATTGCGCCAGCTGTCGCAAATTTAGGAATGACAGGGCCTCTTGCTTATGAATGTGAAAGAGTAAATAGACTTTTATTAGATGAAGAAAAAACGGGTGTCTTAGTTGTTACTTTACCTGAAGAGTTACCAATCGAAGAAAGTATAGAAACTATCCCGAAAATTACAAGTCAATTGCTCAGACCACCATTAGCATTAATAGTAAATCAATCAGTTAATATTGAGAAATTCCCAACTTTTAATTTTTCTGAAGATGATATTTGGTTTAAAAGTTTGCTAGAAAAATTAAAGACTGATTACGCACAAAATGAATTAAAACTAATTTTATCTATACTGCACAAAAGAACTCATAGTGAAAATAAATTAACAAGCTGGGCAAAAAATCAAAAGGATAAAAAAAATAATTCACTGCCAGTAGTTTCTTTACCTGACCTAAATATTATTAATCAATCTAATTCACATCCTCAAATGCTTGAATTATTATCTTCTTACTTTTAA
- a CDS encoding ArsA family ATPase codes for MGKSFPRLHVFLGAGGVGKTTLSASFAISMAQAGKNVGLISIDPAKRLQTALGTTSITEEGTIIPLENSKGQLRASVLHIGDSLMRWVEEKGLSQEKKDNLLKNPYFSALSNKMATAIDTLAAIRVAEWLEQYPDTEELVIDTAPGIHAIDFIAKPEKVSLFLDSKIIDWVKWFVGSANEKQSFVARAFKSGAKKIIDGLALVGGRNFIVNFGEFLILLDEVFVTALERIKIAQKWLNTPSTQIFIVTAIREDAIFIAKEIQRILVNLGIKPKYAIINKTFPEHLRIDTNLLQFIQGHSFIEEKEKLFANYLKSYLDTQAKISKELSFAKISIVEIPIASGLDGEQELRFSDLSSLGDIIQQKTGSI; via the coding sequence ATGGGAAAATCTTTTCCAAGATTGCATGTATTTTTAGGAGCTGGTGGAGTTGGAAAAACGACGTTATCTGCCTCTTTTGCTATATCTATGGCTCAAGCAGGGAAAAATGTCGGACTCATAAGTATAGATCCTGCAAAAAGATTGCAAACAGCTCTAGGTACAACGTCTATTACTGAAGAGGGGACTATCATTCCGCTTGAAAATTCAAAAGGACAATTGCGAGCTTCTGTTTTGCATATAGGTGATAGTTTAATGCGCTGGGTAGAAGAAAAAGGATTGTCACAAGAAAAAAAAGATAATTTATTAAAAAACCCCTATTTTTCTGCACTTTCAAATAAAATGGCTACCGCTATTGATACACTAGCTGCAATTCGTGTCGCAGAATGGCTTGAGCAATATCCTGACACTGAAGAACTAGTTATAGATACAGCACCAGGTATTCATGCAATAGATTTTATTGCTAAGCCTGAGAAAGTTTCATTATTTTTAGACAGTAAAATTATTGATTGGGTAAAATGGTTTGTCGGAAGTGCAAATGAAAAACAAAGTTTTGTTGCTAGAGCCTTCAAATCAGGGGCAAAAAAAATTATTGATGGTTTAGCTTTGGTAGGAGGTCGTAACTTTATTGTTAATTTTGGAGAATTTTTAATTTTATTAGATGAAGTTTTTGTTACAGCTTTGGAAAGAATTAAAATAGCGCAAAAGTGGTTAAATACACCTTCTACTCAAATTTTTATTGTTACTGCAATTAGAGAAGATGCAATTTTTATTGCAAAAGAAATTCAAAGAATTTTGGTTAATTTAGGAATAAAGCCTAAATATGCCATTATTAATAAAACATTTCCCGAACATTTAAGAATCGATACTAATCTTCTTCAATTTATTCAAGGTCATTCATTTATTGAAGAAAAAGAAAAATTATTTGCTAACTATTTGAAAAGTTATTTAGACACACAAGCTAAAATATCTAAGGAACTTTCATTTGCAAAAATATCCATCGTTGAAATTCCAATCGCCTCTGGATTAGACGGTGAACAAGAATTACGATTTTCAGATTTGTCATCTCTTGGAGATATTATTCAGCAAAAAACAGGAAGTATTTAA
- a CDS encoding MlaE family ABC transporter permease, with protein MKYITLVPFVIGDVLIKLLAGLGRFLLFFKEVFVWFFKPPFRFSLLIKQLEFVGNKSATIILISAFFVGGVLGLQLGVIFRLFSAEGLMGAATGKSLALELGPVMCGFIVIGRAGAAMAAEIATMRVNEQIDAMEAMGVNPISYLVIPRVLASTIMMPILAAIFLFVGVIGCYAVAVIFYKVDTMTFMQQLKWIVYWSDVIKGLIKATAFGFIFSTIACYKGFKAKGGAKGVGEATTSAVVASLLSILVGDFFITIFQIR; from the coding sequence ATGAAATATATTACGTTAGTTCCTTTTGTAATTGGTGATGTTTTAATAAAACTTTTGGCTGGCTTGGGTCGCTTTTTATTGTTTTTTAAAGAAGTATTTGTTTGGTTTTTTAAGCCACCTTTTAGATTTAGTCTTTTAATTAAGCAGTTAGAATTTGTAGGAAATAAAAGTGCAACCATTATCTTAATTTCAGCATTTTTTGTAGGAGGCGTATTAGGTCTGCAATTGGGAGTTATTTTTAGATTGTTTAGTGCTGAGGGTTTAATGGGAGCTGCAACTGGAAAATCTCTAGCGCTTGAATTAGGTCCGGTGATGTGTGGTTTTATTGTCATTGGGCGTGCAGGTGCAGCTATGGCGGCTGAAATTGCGACAATGCGTGTGAATGAGCAAATTGATGCTATGGAGGCAATGGGTGTAAATCCAATAAGTTATTTAGTAATTCCAAGAGTTCTTGCCAGTACAATTATGATGCCAATACTTGCAGCTATTTTTTTATTTGTGGGTGTGATTGGTTGTTATGCAGTTGCTGTTATCTTTTATAAAGTTGATACGATGACTTTTATGCAACAATTAAAATGGATAGTTTATTGGAGCGATGTGATAAAAGGTTTAATTAAAGCGACGGCTTTTGGATTTATTTTTTCAACGATTGCATGTTATAAGGGTTTTAAAGCCAAAGGTGGTGCTAAAGGAGTTGGTGAGGCAACTACAAGCGCAGTTGTTGCTAGTTTGTTGTCAATCTTAGTGGGTGATTTTTTTATAACTATTTTTCAAATAAGGTAA
- a CDS encoding ABC transporter ATP-binding protein, with product MSSQSIVSLVEVKKSFGNNHVLNGLNIDIPRNKISFIIGRSGEGKSVTLKNIIGLLKPDSGSIFINGENMVSASNEKWDVVRSKIGILFQDGALFDSLTIFENVSFPLQNHRKLSQSEMENEVAQLLATVGLPGIQDKFPPELSIGERKRVGLARALALKPELLLYDEPTTSMDPLVSDLIDNLIINTQKNLDGITSVVVSHDITSVMNVAEYVFLLHKGKIYFHGTPNDFASSHDELVRQFLTGGRNGPLEVPIA from the coding sequence ATGTCAAGTCAAAGTATTGTTTCACTTGTTGAAGTAAAAAAATCATTTGGCAATAATCATGTATTAAATGGTTTAAATATAGATATCCCACGAAATAAAATTTCATTCATAATAGGGCGAAGTGGGGAAGGAAAATCTGTTACTTTAAAAAATATCATAGGTCTTTTAAAACCAGATTCCGGTTCTATTTTTATTAATGGCGAGAATATGGTAAGTGCTTCTAATGAAAAATGGGACGTAGTTAGAAGTAAGATTGGAATTCTTTTTCAGGACGGTGCATTATTTGATAGTTTGACTATTTTTGAAAATGTATCTTTTCCTTTACAAAATCATCGAAAACTTAGTCAGTCAGAAATGGAAAATGAAGTAGCTCAACTGCTTGCAACAGTAGGTTTACCTGGTATACAAGATAAATTTCCACCAGAATTATCAATTGGTGAAAGAAAAAGAGTAGGACTTGCACGTGCTTTGGCATTAAAACCAGAGTTGTTACTTTATGATGAACCTACAACAAGTATGGATCCTTTGGTTTCAGACTTAATTGATAATTTGATAATAAACACACAAAAAAATTTGGACGGTATCACATCTGTTGTGGTAAGTCATGACATCACGTCTGTGATGAACGTCGCAGAGTATGTTTTTCTTTTGCATAAAGGAAAAATATACTTTCATGGAACTCCAAATGATTTTGCTTCAAGTCATGACGAACTTGTTAGACAATTTTTAACTGGCGGCAGAAATGGACCATTAGAAGTTCCAATAGCTTAA